The following are from one region of the Quercus robur chromosome 1, dhQueRobu3.1, whole genome shotgun sequence genome:
- the LOC126729371 gene encoding zinc transporter 2-like, translating to MASISSLKTLKTTTLFFCLLVLQLSLIKGQGPQGGNDQSSSDQVNLHSKHLILVKVWCLIILLVSTFAFGISPYFLRWNENFLLLGTQFAGGVFLATSLIDFLSDSAGNFADLTTNKYPFAFMLASAGYVLTLLADCIVAHVTSGVRRDARVLVVEEGRTPEEQPREVHVDVNPEFLRTTSFGDALLLILALCFHYVFQGIAVGVSATEGDAWRNLLIVSLHKMFAAISMGIALLKILPKRPFLSTVAYAFTFAISSPVGVGIGIAIDATTQGQTANWIYAISMGIACGVFVYVAINHLMAKGYTPQSECYFDTPFYKFFAVLLGVTVLAIVMIWVT from the exons ATGGCTTCCATttcttccttgaaaaccctGAAGACAACCACTTTGTTTTTCTGTCTCTTAGTCCTCCAATTATCCCTTATCAAAGGTCAAGGACCTCAAGGTGGAAATGATCAGAGCAGCAGCGATCAAGTAAATTTGCACTCAAAGCACTTGATTCTTGTTAAAGTATGGTGCTTGATAATCCTACTAGTAAGCACTTTTGCATTTGGTATCTCTCCCTACTTTTTACGATGGAATGAAAACTTTCTTCTCTTGGGAACGCAATTTGCTGGTGGGGTTTTCCTGGCAACCTCTCTGATCGATTTCTTGAGTGATTCAGCTGGGAACTTTGCAGACCTCACAACCAATAAATACCCTTTTGCATTCATGTTAGCATCTGCAGGTTATGTTTTGACATTGCTTGCTGATTGCATAGTGGCTCATGTTACAAGTGGTGTCAGAAGAGATGCTAGAGTTCTGGTAGTGGAAGAAGGAAGGACACCTGAGGAGCAACCTAGGGAGGTGCATGTTGATGTCAACCCAGAGTTTTTGAGAACAACCTCTTTTGGAGACGCCTTACTACTCATCCTCGCCTTGTGTTTTCATTATGTATTTCAGGGTATTGCTGTGGGAGTTTCAG CTACTGAGGGTGATGCATGGAGGAATCTGTTAATAGTATCCTTGCACAAAATGTTTGCAGCCATTTCAATGGGAATAGCATTGCTCAAGATTCTACCAAAGAGGCCATTTCTTTCAACTGTGGCTTATGCATTTACTTTTGCTATATCTAGCCCTGTTGGAGTTGGAATTGGCATTGCTATTGATGCCACAACTCAAGGACAAACAGCTAATTGGATCTATGCTATCTCAATGGGCATTGCTTGTGGGGTTTTCGTCTATGTTGCCATCAACCATCTTATGGCAAAAGGCTACACACCTCAATCTGAATGTTATTTTGACACTCCATTCTACAAATTTTTTGCTGTGCTACTTGGAGTGACCGTTCTAGCGATTGTGATGATTTGGGTTACATAA